In one Gadus morhua chromosome 7, gadMor3.0, whole genome shotgun sequence genomic region, the following are encoded:
- the vps51 gene encoding vacuolar protein sorting-associated protein 51 homolog yields MDVEVETTEAGASRKRRVHGMLKMYYGMNEEGKADQPDSADPCDINGQNFDPDVYLNKLRRECSLGELMDQEGCMVKQIRSLDSDMQTLVYENYNKFISATDTIRKMKNDFKKMEDEMDCLTTNMAAITEFSASISGTLQDQHTQITKLSGVHSLLRKLQFLFELPARLNKCVELQAYGQAVSAHGRARCVLQQYSHLPSFRGIQDDCLLIMDGLRLQLRQRFRDGGSSAKDLSECVELLLQLDEPAEELCDKFLNHAGARLHLDLTGLEAEIPPPPAPASPPAASPSPAAPSPAAPSPTAAQTDILEFMDRGCNEFVSSLCLVVTSYQELFVSHAPAGAPGDVPRMASAKLQVFVDELAGRYFSIVERRIQGERGVGDNSLLVRALDRFHRRLQAVSKLLPGSTVPARGTQIVVRAATERVQRYLEALKSFYLDTLTDVRQALAAPRLSVAGGPGGLTPGGGLPDLLASLSASILNQIKAVLASVHLFTAKDITFSNKPYFKGEFCSRGVREDLVVSFIQFICQSSRGFCDSPGDKGGATPPALLLLLSRLCLDYETSTISYILTLTDEQFLVQHHSPVTPVTVLCAEAREAAQRLLNHYVKVQGLIISQMLRKSVETRDWVNTIEPRNVRAVMKRVVEDTTSIDGQVGLLYEEGVRKAHSSDSSKRTFSVYSSSRPQPRYAASYTPSAPMDTNLLSNIHKLFSERIDIFSSVEFNKVSVMTGIIKISLKTFLECVRLRTFGRFGLQQVQVDCHYLQMYLWRFVSDENLAHFLLDEIVGSTAHRCLDPAPMEQSVIEVICERG; encoded by the exons ATGGACGTGGAGGTCGAGACAACAGAAGCGGGGGCTTCGCGGAAGCGGAGAGTCCACGGGATGCTTAAGATGTATTACGGGATGAACGAGGAGGGGAAGGCCGACCAGCCCGACTCCGCGGACCCCTGCGACATCAACGGGCAGAACTTCGACCCGGACGTGTACCTCAATAAG CTCCGGAGGGAGTGTTCTCTGGGGGAGCTCATGGACCAGGAGGGCTGCATGGTGAAGCAGATCCGCTCGCTGGACAGCGACATGCAGACGCTAGTCTACGAGAACTACAACAAGTTCATCTCGGCCACAG ACACCATCAGGAAGATGAAGAACGACTTCAAGAAGATGGAGGACGAGATGGACTGCCTGAccaccaacatggccgccatcACAGAGTTCAGCGCCTCCATCAGCGGGACTCTGCAGGACCAGCACACCCAGATCACCAAGCTCTCCG GGGTCCACTCCCTCCTGAGGAAGCTGCAGTTCCTGTTCGAGCTCCCGGCGCGGCTCAATAAGTGTGTTGAGCTGCAGGCGTACGGCCAGGCGGTCAGCGCCCACGGGCGTGCACGCTGCGTGCTGCAGCAGTACAGCCACCTGCCCTCCTTCAGGGGCATCCAGGACGACTGCCTCCTCATCATGGACGGGCTGCGGCTGCAGCTCAGACAGAGGTTCAG ggacGGGGGCTCCAGTGCCAAGGACCTGTCGGAGTGCGTGGagctcctgctgcagctggaCGAGCCGGCGGAGGAGCTCTGCGACAAGTTCCTGAACCACGCCGGGGCGCGGCTTCACCTGGACCTCACCGGCCTGGAGGCCGAGATCCCCCCGCCGCCGGCGCCGGCGTcgccccccgccgcctccccctcccccgcggccccctcccccgcggccccctcccccacagccgCCCAGACGGACATCCTGGAGTTCATGGACCGCGGCTGCAACGAGTTTGTGAGCAGCCTGTGCCTGGTGGTGACGTCCTACCAGGAGCTGTTCGTGAGCCACGCCCCCGCCGGCGCCCCCGGGGACGTGCCCCGCATGGCCAGCGCCAAGCTGCAGGTGTTCGTGGACGAGCTGGCCGGCCGCTACTTCTCCATCGTGGAGCGCCGCATCCAGGGGGAGCGCGGCGTGGGGGACAACTCGCTGCTGGTGCGGGCGCTGGACCGCTTCCACCGCCGGCTGCAGGCCGTGTCCAAGCTGCTGCCCGGCTCCACCGTGCCGGCGCGCGGCACGCAGATCGTGGTGCGGGCCGCCACGGAGCGCGTGCAGCGCTACCTGGAGGCGCTGAAGAGCTTCTACCTGGACACCCTGACGGACGTGCGGCAGGCGCTGGCGGCCCCGCGGCTCTCGGTggcggggggccccggggggctgACCCCCGGTGGAGGGCTGCCCGACCTGCTGGCCTCGCTGTCGGCCTCCATCCTCAACCAGATCAAGGCGGTTCTGGCCTCGGTGCACCTGTTCACCGCCAAGGACATCACCTTCTCCAACAAGCCCTACTTCAAG GGAGAGTTCTGCAGCCGGGGCGTGCGCGAGGACCTGGTGGTGAGCTTCATCCAGTTCATCTGCCAGTCCTCCCGGGGGTTCTGCGACAGCCCGGGGGACAAGGGCGGGgccaccccccccgccctgctgctgctgctgtcacgCCTCTGCCTGGACTACGagacctccaccatctcctacATCCTCACCCTCACCGACGAGCAGTTCCTGGTCCAG CACCACAGCCCCGTCACCCCGGTCACCGTCCTCTGTGCCGAGGCCCGGGAGGCGGCTCAGAGGCTGCTCAACCACTACGTCAAG GTCCAGGGTTTGATCATCTCCCAGATGCTGAGGAAGAGCGTGGAGACGCGTGATTGGGTGAACACCATCGAGCCGCGCAACGTGCGTGCGGTGATGAAGCGGGTGGTGGAGGACACCACCTCCATCGACGGGCAG GTGGGCCTGCTGTacgaggagggggtgaggaaggCCCACAGCAGCGACTCCAGCAAGAGGACCTTCTCCGTGTACAGCAGCTCGCGCCCGCAGCCGCGCTACGCCGCCAGCTACACCCCCAG CGCTCCGATGGACACCAACCTGCTGAGCAACATCCACAAGCTGTTCTCCGAGAGGATCGACATCTTCAGCTCCGTGGAGTTCAACAAG gtgtctGTGATGACGGGCATCATAAAGATCAGTCTGAAGACGTTCCTGGAGTGCGTGCGGCTGCGGACGTTCGGCCGCTTCGGCCTGCAGCAGGTGCAGGTGGACTGCCACTACCTGCAGATGTACCTGTGGCGCTTCGTGTCCGACGAGAACCTCGCCCACTTCCTGTTGGACGAGATCGTGGGAAGCACCGCCCACCGCTGCCTGGACCCCGCCCCCATGGAGCAGAGCGTCATCGAGGTCATCTGTGAGCGGGGGTGA